In Oryza sativa Japonica Group chromosome 3, ASM3414082v1, one DNA window encodes the following:
- the LOC4334574 gene encoding probable xylan O-acetyltransferase 11 precursor, which translates to MHQPAIMQRALAVVALLAAAAAIAAAQGESPELLPFAVGAAPEGCDVGEGEWVFDEAARPWYAEEECPYIQPDLTCQAHGRPDAAYQRWRWQPRDCSLPSFNATGMLEMLRGKRMLFVGDSLLRGQYTSLLCLLHRGAPGGGGGSRSFETVDSLSIFRAKDYDATIEFYWAPMLAESNSDGAAVPDDRLIRGAPMNKHSSFWKGADVLVFNSYLWWMTGDKIQILRGADEDMSKDIVEMEAAEAYRLVLHQVTRWLEGNVDPKSARVFFVTASPSHAGAGGECYDQTTPVGAADAASYCGSTSRRMVQVAGEVLGASRVPVGVVNVTRMSELRRDAHTQVYREQRWAKPTAEQLAADPRSYADCTHWCLPGVPDAWNELLYWKLFFPARDEAI; encoded by the exons ATGCACCAACCAGCCATAATGCAGCGGgctctcgccgtcgtcgccctcctcgccgccgcagccgccatcgccgccgcccag GGGGAGTCGCCGGAGTTGCTGCCGTTCGCGGTGGGGGCGGCGCCGGAGGGGTGCGACGTCGGGGAAGGGGAGTGGGTGTtcgacgaggcggcgcggccgtgGTACGCCGAGGAGGAGTGCCCCTACATCCAGCCCGACCTCACCTGCCAGGCTCACGGCCGCCCCGACGCCGCCTACCAGCGCTGGCGCTGGCAgccgcgcgactgctccctccCAAG CTTCAACGCGACGGGGATGCTGGAGATGCTGCGGGGGAAGCGGATGCTGTTCGTCGGGGACTCGCTGCTCCGGGGGCAGTACACGTCGCTGCTCTGCCTCCTCCACCGCGgcgctcccggcggcggcggcgggtccaGATCCTTCGAGACGGTGGATTCGCTCAGTATCTTCAGGGCCAAGGACTACGACGCCACCATCGAGTTCTACTGGGCGCCCATGCTCGCCGAGTCCAActccgacggcgccgccgtccccgacgACCGCCTCATCCGCGGCGCCCCCATGAACAAGCACTCCTCCTTCTGGAAGGGCGCCGACGTCCTCGTCTTCAACTCCTACCTCTGGTGGATGACCGGCGACAAGATCCAGATCCT GAGAGGCGCGGACGAGGACATGAGCAAGGACATCGtggagatggaggcggcggaggcgtacAGGCTGGTGCTGCACCAGGTGACGCGGTGGCTGGAGGGCAACGTGGACCCCAAGAGCGCGCGGGTGTTCTTCGtcacggcgtcgccgtcgcacgccggcgccggcggcgagtgcTACGACCAGACGACGCCGGTGGGCGCGGCCGACGCGGCGTCGTACTGCGGGAGCACGAGCCGGCGGATGGTGCaggtcgccggcgaggtgctGGGGGCATCGCGGGTGCCCGTCGGGGTGGTGAACGTCACCCGGATGTCGGAGCTCCGCCGCGACGCGCACACGCAGGTGTACAGGGAGCAGCGGTGGGCGAAGCCGACGGCGGAGCAGCTCGCCGCCGACCCGAGGAGCTACGCCGACTGCACCCACTGGTGCCTCCCCGGCGTCCCCGACGCGTGGAACGAGCTGCTCTACTGGAAGCTCTTCTTCCCCGCGCGCGACGAGGCGATCTGA